One window of the Falco biarmicus isolate bFalBia1 chromosome 2, bFalBia1.pri, whole genome shotgun sequence genome contains the following:
- the GJA5 gene encoding gap junction alpha-5 protein, producing the protein MGDWSFLGEFLEEVHKHSTVVGKVWLTVLFIFRMLVLGTAAESSWGDEQSDFMCDTQQPGCENVCYDKAFPISHVRFWVLQIIFVSTPSLVYMGHAMHTVRMEEKRKMKEAEIEAREMKSNGDTYYQQKCAAAEKAELSCWDESGGKIILRGSLLNTYVYSILIRTAMEVAFIVGQYVLYGIFLETLYICQRAPCPHPVNCYVSRPTEKNVFIVFMLAVAVLSLFLSLAELYHLGWKKAKERCSRSYKPSPSTAPGRLESAPQVERAQMYTPPPDFNQCLSSPNGKFISPFSNKMASQQNTANFATEKVHGQEDAAGEGPFIKSSYVESPEVANECVAPAFPENYFNEKRRFSKTSRASSKARSDDLSV; encoded by the coding sequence ATGGGGGACTGGAGTTTCCTGGGAGAGTTCCTCGAGGAGGTCCACAAACACTCCACAGTGGTGGGGAAAGTCTGGCTGACCGTGCTCTTTATCTTCCggatgctggtgctgggcacagcagctgAGTCCTCCTGGGGAGACGAGCAGTCTGACTTCATGTGTGACACCCAGCAGCCCGGCTGCGAGAACGTCTGCTACGACAAGGCTTTCCCCATCTCCCATGTCCGGTTTTGGGTCCTCCAGATCATCTTTGTCTCCACCCCATCTCTGGTGTACATGGGCCACGCGATGCACACGGTGCGCAtggaggagaagaggaagatgaaggagGCAGAAATAGAGGCTCGAGAGATGAAAAGCAACGGTGACACCTACTACCAGCAGAAGTGCGCTGCGGCAGAGAAGGCTGAGCTGTCTTGCTGGGATGAATCAGGAGGCAAAATTATACTCAGGGGCAGCCTGCTGAACACCTACGTCTACAGCATCTTGATTCGCACGGCCATGGAAGTGGCCTTCATTGTGGGACAGTATGTCTTGTACGGGATCTTCCTGGAGACCCTGTATATCTGCCAGCGGGCACCTTGCCCCCACCCCGTCAACTGCTACGTTTCCCGTCCCACCGAGAAGAACGTGTTCATCGTCTTCATGCTGGCTGTGGCGGTGCTCTCCCTTTTCCTCAGCCTGGCTGAGCTCTACCACTTGGGCTGGAAGAAAGCCAAAGAGAGGTGCTCCCGGTCTTACaaacccagccccagcacagcccccggGAGACTGGAGTCTGCCCCGCAAGTAGAAAGGGCCCAGATGTACACTCCTCCACCAGATTTTAACCAGTGCTTGTCAAGTCCCAATGGGAAGTTCATCAGTCCCTTCAGCAACAAGATGGCCTCCCAGCAGAACACCGCCAACTTTGCCACCGAGAAGGTCCATGgccaggaggatgctgctggtgAAGGGCCCTTCATTAAGTCCAGCTACGTGGAGAGTCCAGAGGTGGCCAACGAATGTGTGGCGCCCGCCTTCCCCGAGAACTACTTCAATGAGAAACGCCGGTTCAGCAAGACCAGCCGTGCCAGCAGCAAGGCGAGGTCAGATGATTTGTCTGTGTGA